A window from Neobacillus sp. PS3-40 encodes these proteins:
- the sucC gene encoding ADP-forming succinate--CoA ligase subunit beta, whose amino-acid sequence MNIHEYQGKEILRKYGVMVPNGKVAFTVEEAVEAAKELGTQVCVVKAQIHAGGRGKAGGVKVAKNLDEVRIYANEILGKTLVTHQTGPEGKEVKRLLIEEGCDIKKEYYVGLVLDRVTSRVVLMASEEGGTEIEEVAAKTPEKIFKEVIDPVLGLMPYQARRIALRINIPKELMNQAVKFMMGLYQAYIEKDCSIAEINPLVVTGDGKVMALDAKLNFDDNAVSRQKDIVAYRDIEEEDPKEIEASKFDLSYISLEGNIGCMVNGAGLAMATMDIVKHYGGDPANFLDCGGGATAEKVTGAFKIILADPNVKGIFVNIFGGIMKCDVIAEGVIEAIKQEGLNVPLVVRLEGTNVDVGKKLIAESGFNIISAQSMSDGAQKIVSLVG is encoded by the coding sequence ATGAATATCCATGAGTATCAAGGCAAGGAGATCCTCAGAAAATATGGGGTAATGGTCCCTAATGGAAAAGTAGCATTCACTGTAGAAGAAGCAGTTGAAGCTGCAAAAGAACTAGGAACGCAAGTATGTGTTGTAAAAGCACAAATTCACGCTGGTGGAAGAGGAAAAGCTGGCGGAGTTAAAGTGGCAAAAAATCTTGATGAAGTACGAATATATGCAAATGAAATTTTAGGGAAAACATTGGTAACACACCAAACAGGTCCAGAGGGAAAAGAAGTAAAGCGTTTGCTAATTGAAGAAGGCTGCGATATTAAAAAAGAATACTATGTTGGTTTAGTGTTAGATCGAGTAACCTCTCGTGTTGTCTTAATGGCATCTGAAGAAGGTGGAACAGAAATTGAAGAAGTAGCAGCGAAAACACCTGAGAAAATTTTTAAAGAAGTAATCGATCCGGTGTTAGGATTAATGCCTTATCAGGCACGCCGTATTGCTCTTCGAATTAACATTCCGAAAGAATTAATGAATCAAGCAGTTAAGTTTATGATGGGTCTTTACCAGGCATATATTGAAAAAGATTGTTCTATTGCAGAAATCAACCCACTTGTTGTAACAGGTGATGGTAAAGTAATGGCACTTGATGCAAAACTTAATTTTGATGACAATGCAGTATCACGTCAAAAAGATATCGTTGCTTACCGTGATATTGAAGAAGAGGATCCAAAAGAAATTGAAGCTTCCAAATTTGATTTAAGCTATATTTCATTAGAAGGCAACATTGGCTGTATGGTAAATGGTGCAGGTCTTGCAATGGCGACAATGGATATTGTGAAACATTACGGTGGGGACCCTGCGAATTTCCTTGATTGTGGAGGCGGTGCGACTGCTGAGAAGGTTACAGGCGCATTCAAAATTATCCTTGCTGATCCAAATGTTAAAGGGATTTTTGTTAATATCTTCGGTGGAATTATGAAATGTGATGTCATTGCAGAAGGTGTTATTGAGGCCATAAAACAAGAAGGATTGAATGTTCCACTTGTTGTACGATTGGAAGGAACAAATGTTGATGTTGGTAAGAAACTAATAGCTGAATCAGGTTTTAATATTATTTCAGCACAATCAATGTCTGATGGAGCACAAAAAATCGTATCATTAGTAGGGTAA
- the topA gene encoding type I DNA topoisomerase, producing MSEFLVIVESPAKAKTIERYLGKKYKVKASMGHVRDLPRSQMGVDVENDYNPKYITIRGKGPVLKELKTAAKKAKKIYLAADPDREGEAIAWHLAHSLSVDISSDCRVVFNEITKDAIKESFKHPRPINMDLVDAQQARRILDRLVGYNISPLLWKKVKKGLSAGRVQSVAVRLIIDREKEIKEFVPEEYWTIEGDFLKGKSNNFSAIFYGENKKKIELKSEEDVQKILKQIKGNKFKVVSVTKKERKRNPAFPFTTSSLQQEAARKLNFRAKKTMMLAQQLYEGIELGKEGTVGFITYMRTDSTRISEVAQEEAANYIKSEYGESYLKEDERKEKKQSNVQDAHEAIRPTSTFRDPNSIKQFLSRDQFRLYKLIWDRFLASQMAPAVMDTMGVDLQNGDIVFRATGSKIKFPGFMKLYVESTDDQEEEKEKMLPDLKEGDEVIKKDIEPKQHFTQPPPRYTEARLVKTLEELGIGRPSTFAPTLDTIQKRGYVALDNKRFIPTELGDIVLELILEFFPDILDVEFTVKMEQGLDDVEEGKVRWEKVIDEFYQDFEKHLVKAEKEMQKVEIKDEPAGEDCELCGNPMVFKMGRYGKFMACSNFPDCRNTKPIVKEIGVTCPKCKEGNIIERKSKKKRLFYGCDRFPECDFISWDKPIPRSCPKCEGPLVEKKLKKGVQVQCTECDYKEEQQS from the coding sequence ATGTCAGAATTTCTAGTGATCGTTGAATCGCCTGCCAAAGCGAAAACGATCGAGCGTTATCTTGGAAAGAAATATAAAGTTAAAGCATCCATGGGACATGTACGTGATTTGCCGAGAAGTCAAATGGGCGTAGATGTTGAAAATGACTACAATCCTAAATATATAACGATACGCGGAAAAGGCCCTGTTCTAAAAGAATTGAAAACTGCTGCTAAAAAGGCGAAAAAAATCTATCTGGCAGCTGACCCGGATCGCGAAGGGGAAGCAATTGCATGGCACTTGGCACATAGCCTTTCCGTTGATATTTCATCAGATTGTCGAGTAGTTTTTAATGAAATCACAAAGGATGCTATTAAAGAATCATTTAAACATCCCCGTCCAATCAATATGGACCTGGTTGATGCACAGCAGGCCCGTCGAATTCTTGACCGCCTCGTTGGCTATAATATTAGCCCTTTGCTTTGGAAAAAAGTAAAGAAAGGTCTAAGTGCAGGAAGAGTTCAATCGGTTGCAGTTCGATTAATTATTGATCGGGAAAAAGAGATTAAAGAATTTGTCCCTGAAGAGTACTGGACAATCGAAGGCGACTTTTTAAAAGGAAAAAGCAATAATTTTAGTGCGATTTTCTATGGTGAAAATAAGAAAAAAATAGAATTAAAGTCAGAAGAAGATGTACAGAAGATCCTAAAGCAAATAAAAGGGAATAAATTTAAAGTTGTTTCGGTTACAAAAAAAGAACGAAAAAGAAATCCTGCATTTCCGTTCACTACTTCATCTTTGCAACAAGAAGCAGCGCGAAAGCTAAACTTTCGTGCAAAGAAAACAATGATGTTAGCGCAGCAATTATATGAAGGTATCGAACTTGGTAAAGAAGGAACTGTTGGTTTCATTACATACATGAGAACGGATTCCACCCGTATTTCAGAAGTAGCACAAGAAGAAGCTGCAAATTATATTAAGTCTGAATACGGCGAAAGTTATTTGAAAGAGGATGAACGGAAAGAAAAAAAACAGTCAAATGTGCAAGATGCACATGAAGCGATTCGTCCGACAAGTACTTTTCGTGATCCGAATAGTATAAAGCAGTTCCTTTCGAGGGATCAATTTAGATTATATAAATTAATTTGGGATCGCTTTTTAGCAAGTCAAATGGCTCCAGCGGTCATGGATACCATGGGTGTTGATTTGCAAAATGGGGATATTGTTTTTCGTGCAACTGGTTCAAAAATAAAATTCCCTGGTTTTATGAAGCTATATGTTGAGAGTACAGATGATCAAGAGGAAGAAAAAGAGAAAATGTTGCCTGATTTAAAAGAGGGCGATGAAGTTATCAAGAAAGATATTGAACCGAAACAGCATTTCACACAGCCACCGCCAAGGTACACGGAGGCAAGGCTTGTTAAGACGCTTGAGGAACTTGGGATTGGAAGACCTTCAACCTTTGCACCTACTCTGGATACTATTCAAAAAAGAGGTTATGTGGCCTTAGATAATAAACGCTTTATTCCAACTGAATTAGGTGATATTGTCTTAGAGTTGATTCTTGAATTTTTCCCTGATATTCTTGATGTAGAATTTACAGTCAAAATGGAACAGGGTTTGGATGATGTTGAAGAGGGCAAAGTTCGTTGGGAGAAAGTAATCGACGAATTTTACCAAGACTTTGAAAAACACCTTGTTAAGGCAGAGAAAGAAATGCAAAAAGTGGAAATTAAAGATGAACCAGCAGGAGAAGATTGTGAACTTTGTGGTAACCCAATGGTATTTAAAATGGGTCGGTACGGAAAATTCATGGCCTGCAGTAATTTCCCAGACTGTCGTAATACAAAACCGATCGTAAAAGAAATCGGTGTTACTTGTCCGAAATGTAAAGAAGGCAATATCATCGAAAGAAAAAGCAAGAAAAAAAGGCTGTTTTATGGATGTGATCGTTTTCCAGAGTGTGATTTTATCTCTTGGGATAAACCAATACCAAGAAGCTGTCCTAAATGTGAAGGTCCTTTAGTAGAGAAAAAGTTAAAAAAAGGTGTCCAGGTACAATGTACTGAATGTGACTACAAGGAAGAGCAGCAAAGTTAA
- the hslV gene encoding ATP-dependent protease subunit HslV, whose protein sequence is MSEFHATTIFAVQHKGECAMAGDGQVTFGNAVVMKHTAKKVRKIFNGRVLAGFAGSVADAFTLFEMFEGKLEEYNGNLQRAAVELAKEWRSDKILRKLEAMLIVMNREHLLLVSGTGEVIEPDDGILAIGSGGNYALASGRALKQFSGEHLAAREIAKASLEIAADICVYTNHNIIVEEI, encoded by the coding sequence ATGTCTGAATTTCATGCAACGACCATATTTGCCGTCCAACATAAGGGAGAATGTGCAATGGCCGGTGACGGACAAGTGACATTCGGAAATGCTGTCGTGATGAAACACACAGCAAAGAAGGTAAGGAAGATCTTTAATGGTCGAGTACTTGCAGGATTCGCAGGGTCTGTTGCGGATGCATTTACTCTCTTCGAAATGTTTGAAGGGAAATTAGAAGAGTACAATGGAAATCTCCAAAGGGCAGCGGTGGAACTCGCTAAAGAGTGGAGAAGTGATAAAATCTTAAGAAAACTTGAAGCAATGCTAATTGTGATGAATCGTGAACATTTACTTCTTGTATCTGGAACAGGTGAAGTGATTGAGCCAGATGATGGGATTTTGGCGATCGGGTCTGGTGGAAATTATGCGCTAGCCTCGGGACGAGCGCTAAAGCAATTCTCTGGTGAACATTTAGCTGCGAGAGAAATTGCGAAAGCTTCCTTAGAAATTGCTGCTGATATATGTGTATATACGAATCACAATATTATCGTGGAAGAGATTTAA
- a CDS encoding EscU/YscU/HrcU family type III secretion system export apparatus switch protein, which translates to MNKNDSKRKEAVALRYRANHDETPQVIAKGKGIIAENLIEKAKEHQVPVKEDPSLVTLLSELKLNQSIPEELYQAVAEVFAFIYHADKLANQNKNRG; encoded by the coding sequence ATGAATAAAAATGATAGTAAACGTAAAGAAGCAGTTGCTCTCAGATATCGTGCCAATCATGATGAAACACCTCAAGTGATTGCAAAAGGCAAAGGAATAATAGCGGAAAATTTGATTGAAAAAGCCAAAGAGCATCAAGTTCCTGTTAAGGAAGATCCATCTCTAGTAACTCTCTTATCCGAACTTAAATTAAATCAAAGTATCCCAGAAGAGTTATACCAAGCAGTAGCAGAGGTGTTTGCATTTATTTATCACGCAGATAAACTAGCAAATCAAAACAAGAATAGAGGATAA
- the xerC gene encoding tyrosine recombinase XerC, whose amino-acid sequence MFKEYLQIEKNYSQYTIEHYQHEISDFMLFMSEQAIANVKDVQYSDARLYLTMLFEKKLSRKTVAKKISCLRSFYKFLLREKLVEENPFALVTIPKSEKRLPEFFYEDELKLLFRACETETPLGMRNKALLEILYATGIRVSECCQIRINDLDFYLSTVLVHGKGHKERYVPFGSFAKNSLEQYISNGRNKLLTSENPHDVLFVNHRGGPLTTRGVRKILNGMIEKSALNGKIHPHMLRHTFATHMLNNGADLRSVQELLGHSFLSSTQIYTHVTKEHLRKTYMSHHPRA is encoded by the coding sequence ATGTTTAAAGAATATTTACAAATTGAAAAAAATTACTCACAATATACAATTGAACATTATCAACATGAAATCAGTGATTTCATGTTGTTCATGTCTGAACAAGCAATCGCGAATGTAAAAGATGTTCAGTATTCGGATGCAAGGCTTTATTTAACAATGTTATTCGAGAAAAAACTTTCAAGAAAAACAGTTGCAAAAAAAATTTCGTGTTTACGAAGTTTTTATAAATTTTTGCTTCGTGAAAAACTTGTTGAGGAAAATCCTTTCGCTCTCGTAACCATTCCAAAGTCTGAAAAGAGACTGCCTGAGTTTTTTTATGAGGATGAACTTAAACTACTATTTCGTGCATGTGAAACAGAGACACCACTAGGGATGCGAAACAAAGCATTACTGGAAATTCTCTATGCCACAGGTATTCGTGTGAGCGAATGTTGTCAAATCAGGATAAATGATCTTGATTTTTACTTATCTACCGTACTTGTTCACGGAAAAGGCCATAAGGAGAGGTATGTTCCATTCGGCAGCTTTGCAAAAAATTCACTGGAACAATACATATCTAACGGCAGAAATAAGCTCTTAACAAGTGAAAATCCTCACGATGTTTTGTTTGTCAACCATCGTGGTGGTCCATTGACAACCAGAGGTGTGAGAAAAATTCTTAATGGGATGATTGAAAAGTCCGCGTTAAATGGGAAAATACATCCTCATATGTTAAGGCATACATTTGCAACACATATGCTAAATAACGGTGCAGATCTTCGTTCCGTTCAAGAATTACTTGGGCATTCTTTTTTATCTTCTACCCAGATATACACGCATGTAACCAAGGAACATTTACGAAAAACGTATATGTCCCATCATCCTAGGGCATAA
- a CDS encoding ribonuclease HII: MSIKQIEEQLESIGEDCHPFLQKIKDDKRKGVQNLILKWQRQQDKEKNLRNKFDEMNLYERQYRKQGFQLIAGIDEVGRGPLAGPVVAAAVILPENFFLAGIDDSKKLSEKKREEFEELIQKEAIAIGIAMIQPAEIDEINIYESTKKAMMAAISCLEPKPDFLLIDAMKLTTPYSSESIIKGDAKSVSIAAASIVAKVARDRLMKELSKSYPLFGFEQHMGYGTKEHIRAIQQYGITPHHRKSFAPIKDSISIE; the protein is encoded by the coding sequence ATGTCTATTAAACAAATCGAAGAACAACTTGAGTCCATTGGGGAAGACTGCCATCCATTTTTACAGAAGATAAAGGATGATAAGCGCAAAGGAGTTCAAAATCTTATTTTAAAATGGCAAAGGCAGCAAGATAAAGAAAAAAATCTGCGAAATAAATTTGACGAAATGAATCTGTATGAAAGACAATATCGAAAACAAGGGTTTCAACTCATTGCTGGAATTGATGAGGTCGGTCGAGGTCCACTTGCTGGACCTGTTGTTGCAGCTGCTGTAATTCTACCTGAAAACTTTTTCCTGGCAGGAATTGATGATTCTAAAAAATTATCTGAAAAAAAACGGGAAGAATTTGAAGAATTAATTCAAAAGGAAGCAATTGCTATCGGCATTGCGATGATTCAACCTGCTGAAATTGATGAAATTAATATTTATGAATCGACTAAAAAGGCTATGATGGCTGCCATTTCATGTTTAGAACCGAAACCGGACTTTTTACTTATTGATGCAATGAAATTAACAACTCCTTATTCATCTGAATCAATCATTAAAGGTGATGCAAAAAGTGTATCAATAGCAGCAGCATCGATCGTTGCTAAAGTTGCTAGGGATCGACTAATGAAGGAGCTTTCAAAAAGCTACCCTTTATTTGGTTTTGAACAACATATGGGATACGGAACGAAAGAACATATCCGAGCGATACAACAATACGGGATTACTCCTCATCACCGTAAAAGCTTTGCACCAATTAAAGATAGCATTTCTATTGAATAG
- the ylqF gene encoding ribosome biogenesis GTPase YlqF: MTIQWFPGHMAKARREVTEKLKLVDIIFELVDARIPYSSRNPMIDEIIQHKPRLVLLNKADMADKEATRAWIAFFADKGIKALAINSQAGEGMKEIVQASHVILKEKIDRYKAKGVKPRAIRAMIVGIPNAGKSTLINRLAKKNIAKTGNTPGVTKKQQWIKVGKELELLDTPGILWPKFEDQQVGMKLAVTGAIKDTLLNLHDLAVYSLRFLELNYPDRLKERYNLESIPEDLVELFEHIGSLRGCLMGGGLVDYDKVAELIVREIRSEKFGALTFEKPVDLIRDETIEK; the protein is encoded by the coding sequence TTGACGATTCAATGGTTCCCAGGACATATGGCCAAGGCTCGTAGAGAGGTCACAGAAAAGTTAAAACTAGTCGATATTATCTTTGAATTGGTTGATGCAAGGATACCATATTCATCGAGAAACCCTATGATTGATGAAATTATTCAGCATAAGCCAAGGCTTGTCTTACTAAATAAAGCGGATATGGCTGACAAAGAGGCTACAAGAGCATGGATTGCTTTTTTTGCTGACAAAGGCATTAAAGCACTTGCCATTAACTCTCAGGCAGGTGAAGGGATGAAGGAAATTGTTCAGGCGTCCCATGTTATTTTAAAAGAGAAAATAGACCGTTATAAAGCAAAAGGGGTTAAACCTAGAGCTATTCGGGCAATGATTGTCGGAATTCCTAACGCTGGAAAGTCAACTCTTATTAATCGTTTGGCAAAGAAGAATATTGCAAAGACGGGAAATACACCAGGGGTTACAAAGAAACAACAATGGATAAAAGTAGGAAAAGAACTAGAACTACTTGATACTCCGGGAATTTTATGGCCTAAATTTGAGGATCAACAAGTTGGAATGAAACTTGCGGTAACAGGTGCAATTAAGGATACTTTATTAAATCTTCATGATCTTGCTGTCTATTCATTAAGGTTTTTAGAACTAAACTACCCAGATCGATTAAAAGAACGCTACAATCTTGAGTCTATTCCTGAAGATCTTGTGGAATTATTTGAGCATATCGGTAGCCTAAGAGGCTGTTTAATGGGTGGTGGCCTTGTAGATTATGATAAAGTAGCGGAATTGATCGTAAGAGAGATCAGAAGTGAAAAGTTCGGTGCACTAACCTTCGAAAAGCCAGTTGACCTTATTAGGGATGAAACAATTGAAAAATGA
- the lepB gene encoding signal peptidase I — protein MTKTKKKNELWEWTKALLIAVLLAAVIRYFLFAPIVVDGLSMMPTLHDQNRMIVNKFSYEVGSPKRFDIIVFHAPEGKDYIKRVIGLPGDTIEYKNDILYVNGKAYKEPYLDEYKKQVVDGPLTDPFTLKEKIGRSTVPKGELFVMGDNRRFSKDSRHIGTIPLSKVIGKTNFVYWPMKDAHIVRVK, from the coding sequence ATGACAAAAACAAAAAAGAAGAATGAATTATGGGAATGGACGAAAGCACTATTGATAGCCGTCCTACTTGCCGCAGTTATTCGGTATTTTCTATTTGCTCCGATTGTTGTTGATGGATTATCAATGATGCCTACATTGCATGATCAAAACAGAATGATTGTTAATAAATTTAGCTATGAGGTTGGTAGTCCGAAAAGGTTCGATATTATTGTTTTCCATGCACCAGAAGGCAAGGATTACATAAAACGGGTAATTGGTTTACCAGGGGACACGATAGAATATAAAAACGATATATTATATGTGAATGGTAAAGCATATAAAGAACCGTATCTAGATGAATATAAAAAGCAAGTGGTGGATGGACCATTAACAGATCCATTTACATTAAAAGAAAAAATTGGCCGGAGCACCGTTCCAAAAGGAGAACTGTTCGTGATGGGGGATAATCGCCGCTTTAGTAAAGATAGCAGGCATATTGGAACAATCCCATTAAGCAAGGTAATTGGTAAAACGAATTTTGTTTATTGGCCAATGAAAGATGCACATATTGTTAGAGTGAAATAA
- the sucD gene encoding succinate--CoA ligase subunit alpha, whose amino-acid sequence MSVFINKDTKVIVQGITGSTALFHTKQMIDYGTKVVAGTSPGKKGQVVEGIPVFNTVIDAAKTTGATVSVIYVPASFAADAIIEAVEAELDLVICITEHIPVLDMVKVKRYMEGKKTRLIGPNCPGLITPDECKIGIMPGYIHSKGHVGVVSRSGTLTYEAVHQLTQSGIGQSSAVGIGGDPVNGTNFIDVLKAFNEDPETFAVIMIGEIGGTAEEEAAEWVKDNMTKPVVGFIGGRTAPAGKRMGHAGAIISGGKGTADKKIQIMNQCGIKVANTPSVMGETLIEALKENGLYEKCKTH is encoded by the coding sequence GTGAGCGTATTTATTAATAAAGACACAAAAGTTATTGTTCAAGGGATTACAGGTTCAACTGCCCTTTTTCATACAAAACAAATGATTGATTATGGAACAAAAGTTGTTGCAGGTACGTCTCCAGGTAAAAAAGGCCAGGTAGTTGAAGGAATTCCTGTTTTTAATACAGTAATCGATGCTGCTAAAACAACTGGGGCAACCGTTTCTGTTATTTATGTCCCAGCTTCTTTTGCTGCTGATGCCATAATCGAAGCTGTTGAAGCTGAATTAGATCTAGTTATCTGTATTACTGAGCATATTCCAGTTCTGGATATGGTAAAGGTTAAACGGTACATGGAGGGCAAGAAAACTCGTCTTATCGGTCCGAACTGTCCAGGGCTTATTACTCCAGATGAATGCAAGATTGGAATCATGCCTGGATATATTCATTCCAAAGGGCATGTTGGAGTTGTTTCTCGCTCTGGAACACTAACATATGAAGCTGTACATCAATTAACTCAAAGTGGCATCGGCCAGTCGAGTGCTGTAGGTATTGGTGGAGATCCTGTAAACGGTACCAACTTCATTGATGTTTTAAAAGCTTTTAATGAGGACCCTGAAACGTTTGCGGTTATTATGATTGGTGAAATTGGCGGTACTGCTGAAGAAGAAGCAGCTGAGTGGGTTAAGGACAACATGACCAAACCTGTTGTAGGCTTTATTGGTGGTCGTACTGCTCCTGCAGGAAAACGAATGGGCCATGCTGGTGCCATTATTTCAGGTGGTAAAGGTACTGCTGATAAGAAAATTCAAATTATGAATCAATGTGGAATTAAAGTAGCAAACACTCCTTCTGTGATGGGTGAAACGCTAATTGAAGCGTTAAAAGAAAATGGTTTATACGAAAAGTGTAAAACACATTAA
- the trmFO gene encoding FADH(2)-oxidizing methylenetetrahydrofolate--tRNA-(uracil(54)-C(5))-methyltransferase TrmFO: protein MKDVTVNVIGAGLAGSEAAWQIAKRGVKVRLYEMRPVKQTPAHHTDKFAELVCSNSLRADTLTNAVGVLKEEMRKLDSIIISSADACSVPAGGALAVDRHEFAAKVTDMVKSHENITVINEEVSEIPSGPTVIATGPLTSPALSSKLTEITGEDYLYFYDAAAPILEKESINMDKVYLKSRYDKGEAAYLNCPMTEEEFDRFYEALITADIVPVKEFEKEIFFEGCMPIEVMAKRGKKTMLFGPMKPVGLEDPRTGKRPFAVVQLRQDNATGTLFNIVGFQTHLKWGAQKDVIRLIPGLENVEIVRYGVMHRNTFINSPKVLKATYQFQNREDLFFAGQMTGVEGYVESAASGLIAGINVARLVLGESPLEFPIDTAMGSMANYITTADPNHFQPMNANFGLFPELPIRIKGKQERNLQHANRALEKIQNFVKILSN from the coding sequence ATGAAAGATGTTACCGTAAATGTCATCGGAGCAGGTTTGGCAGGAAGTGAGGCTGCATGGCAGATTGCCAAAAGAGGGGTAAAGGTTCGACTCTATGAAATGAGACCAGTTAAACAAACACCTGCACACCATACAGATAAATTTGCAGAATTGGTCTGTAGCAATTCATTACGAGCTGATACACTCACTAATGCTGTCGGTGTTTTAAAAGAAGAGATGAGAAAGCTTGATTCTATTATCATTTCTTCAGCAGATGCCTGTTCGGTTCCCGCAGGTGGAGCACTTGCTGTTGATCGCCATGAATTTGCAGCAAAAGTAACAGATATGGTAAAAAGTCACGAAAATATTACGGTTATTAACGAGGAGGTTAGTGAGATCCCTAGTGGTCCCACTGTGATTGCTACGGGTCCACTCACTAGTCCGGCACTTTCTTCAAAGCTAACAGAAATAACGGGTGAGGATTATTTATATTTTTACGATGCAGCTGCACCTATTCTTGAAAAAGAAAGCATAAATATGGATAAGGTTTATTTAAAATCCCGCTATGATAAAGGTGAAGCAGCTTATTTAAACTGCCCGATGACAGAAGAAGAGTTTGATCGTTTTTATGAAGCTCTGATTACAGCGGATATAGTTCCAGTGAAAGAATTTGAAAAAGAAATCTTTTTTGAAGGTTGTATGCCAATCGAAGTAATGGCTAAGCGTGGTAAAAAGACGATGCTTTTTGGACCAATGAAGCCAGTAGGTCTTGAAGATCCGCGAACAGGAAAAAGACCATTTGCGGTTGTCCAACTTCGTCAAGATAATGCGACAGGGACCCTTTTTAATATTGTTGGTTTTCAAACCCATTTAAAATGGGGAGCACAAAAGGATGTTATACGCTTAATTCCAGGCTTGGAGAATGTTGAAATAGTCCGCTATGGTGTTATGCATCGAAACACATTTATTAACTCACCAAAGGTGTTAAAAGCGACATATCAATTCCAAAATCGTGAAGATTTATTTTTTGCTGGTCAAATGACTGGGGTTGAAGGATACGTGGAATCGGCTGCAAGTGGATTAATAGCAGGAATAAATGTAGCTAGGCTTGTACTTGGAGAGAGCCCGTTAGAATTCCCAATAGACACAGCGATGGGGAGTATGGCGAATTATATTACAACTGCTGATCCAAATCATTTTCAGCCTATGAACGCAAACTTCGGGTTATTTCCTGAATTGCCAATAAGAATAAAAGGCAAACAAGAAAGAAACTTACAGCATGCAAATCGGGCATTGGAAAAAATTCAAAACTTTGTGAAAATTTTGTCAAATTAG
- the dprA gene encoding DNA-processing protein DprA, with protein MDDFKERFIHLLHYPNITWQTVYRILKKDPNLYSIYHLQPHDLDQKSFPPLNSFNQSAFRLQSETIHEQIRQYYPNEISVISFFDKEYPSLLKSIYQPPWALFAKGDLSLLQKNPKLAVVGSRQATPYGKNSLKLLMPRLIEKDMVIVSGLAKGIDAVAHECAINCGGKTIAVIAGGLYHIYPKENMNLALQMMKTQLIVSEYPPDTKPVKWQFPIRNRIISGLSVGTFIIEAKQKSGSLITANYAVTEGREVFSLPGSIFNPFSNGTNELIQQGAKLVTRAEDIFDEIRL; from the coding sequence ATGGACGATTTTAAGGAAAGGTTCATTCATTTACTTCATTACCCAAATATCACATGGCAAACGGTTTATCGAATCCTGAAAAAAGATCCAAATTTGTATTCAATCTATCACTTACAACCGCACGATTTAGACCAAAAATCTTTTCCACCGCTAAACTCCTTTAACCAATCCGCCTTCCGCCTTCAATCTGAAACCATCCATGAACAAATTCGACAATACTATCCAAATGAAATAAGTGTCATTTCTTTTTTTGATAAAGAATATCCTTCATTATTAAAAAGCATTTATCAGCCTCCTTGGGCATTATTTGCAAAGGGCGATCTTTCCCTTCTTCAAAAAAATCCGAAACTTGCAGTTGTAGGATCTCGGCAGGCAACCCCATATGGAAAGAATTCACTGAAACTTTTAATGCCACGTTTAATCGAAAAGGATATGGTGATTGTTAGTGGCCTCGCAAAAGGAATTGATGCGGTTGCACATGAATGTGCCATCAACTGCGGTGGAAAGACCATCGCTGTGATTGCGGGAGGTCTATATCATATTTACCCAAAAGAAAATATGAATCTCGCACTTCAGATGATGAAAACGCAGCTTATTGTATCCGAATATCCTCCAGATACAAAACCAGTTAAATGGCAATTTCCAATTCGAAATCGAATCATAAGTGGATTGTCTGTGGGTACATTTATAATAGAAGCAAAACAAAAAAGTGGTTCATTAATAACGGCTAATTATGCTGTAACGGAAGGACGTGAAGTTTTTTCTTTACCAGGAAGTATTTTTAATCCCTTTTCGAATGGAACGAATGAATTAATTCAACAAGGAGCAAAGCTCGTAACGAGGGCTGAGGATATTTTTGATGAAATTAGATTATAA